The Prunus dulcis chromosome 3, ALMONDv2, whole genome shotgun sequence genome segment CTATCCCAACTaagatctcatttttctttttctttttttacatttGCTATGTTTGCTCTGTCCTTaattgctctctctctctctctctctctctctctctctctctcatagagattcatgtttttcttaaatttgatTCTCTTTATAGCTTTGCTTATTGTCCAAAGTGTTATCTGTCTCTGGGTTTCAAGTACTCGTTTCTGCTGGACAAGACTTATTCTTGCTCTAAAGAGTGGGAATCAGTGTTTTTCTGgtgaaattggttttggggacAATATTGCATTGGGATTTTGCTGGTTTTCTAAACCCGCCTTTTACATGAATTATTTTGTTAGTTTGAGTGTGAATTAGTGTGGATCCGTTTTTGTTCATTTatctattattattttccaGTTAACATTGGAAGGTTTTGGATATTATCTGGACTGTTTAGTTTCACTATTGTCTGGTTGTTGTCTATGATGGCTACTTATCCCTCTACTTTCGGGTGCAGAGTCCAATGTATAGAAGGCTATGGGGACCGGTTAGACATCTGGAATCTTTGCATCCCAATGCAAATCCCAGAGGACACTATGCTGGTTAGGCCACTTTTCATCTTGCTAGTGATTTCTGTATAGGTGTGTAGTGCACCCGGGAGGCTTATGTTATATAATTATTAGTTAAAGGTTTCCTATGCAAAATTAATGCTACCAAAAGGTTGATGATAACCCTTCTTTCTCTGtatttatctatttaaaaTCTTACTTTAGGAGAGTGCTGCCTTCCATGTCGGATTGTAGGCTTAACACAACCAGTGGGGTGATCGATTTAATCTGACCAGTGAGCATATTATAGTAGTGTTTCCTACAAGCCTACAAGGAAATGTTTCATGTCTTAACTTTGGATATTGAAACCCTGAAATTTTGGGTTCAAACTGTTATTTATTAATGTATAATTACCATAGCTAAGTCTTGGGGTAGGGATTGAAGatacttttcaaattttcttatagTCGATACCTGCAGAGTCAAAATTATGTATATCATCTATTTTTTGGTAGTATTAATTCTATAGATGCCTTCTAAAGTTAAATGTGTGTCACAGATCCTGGTTCAGATACCAGCGGGTTTATCTTTGTAAGGATACAAGGCGGGTTTCATGAGATCAGGAATTCGGTAAGGGTGTCATGCTTGAATAGCCTGTTCCCCATTATATTTAAATGTCATATAAGTTTACAACCAGAGAATCTTATTGATTTTTCAGATATGTGATGTAGTTGTGGTTGCTCGGTTTCTTAATGCAACATTAGTCATTCCTGAGATACAATCAACCACAAGCAGCAAAGGCATCAGGTTTCTTTTCAGACAATCATTACAAggctttgtttgtttatgaCCTAATATTGATGTGTTGAGTACTTATTTCTTTGTTGATTTATTGTGTCTAATGTTTTCATGTAGCTCTCAGTTTAAGAGTTTTGCCTATCTCTACAATGAGGACCAATTCATGGCGGCTTTATCAAAAGATGTCAAAGTTGTGAAGACCCTTCCTAAAAATCTGAAAGGGCTgaggagaaaaaagaacattCCAGTTTTTAAAGTGCCTTACTCTGCTTCACCATATTACTTTAAGCACCATGTTCTTCCAATTTTAAAGAAGCATTTAGTAGTTGAACTAGTTGTGTCTGATGGAGGATGCTTGCAGGTACCAATGTCTGTTCTCTCTATTGCATTGTACTCATAAATGGAGATTCCTGCACTGAGTATATCTTGGTTTGATGATATAATTGTTACTAGCAATAAtctccttttcattttgtgaCGTTACTACTTTGTTTGGATTTAATGCAGGCGATCCTGCCACCTGATCTTGAAGAATATCAGAGGCTGAGATGTAGGGTTGCTTTTCATGCCCTTCGGTTCCGGGAGGAGGTCCAGGAACTTGCCACTAAAATTTTACACAGGTCAATTACCAGCCGTCATTACTCTTCTCTCTTCACCCTCTATTTATAcatatctaattttttttctcatctGGATGGCTTTTAACATATATTTACTATTGCTTTAGATTAAGGGCTCCTGGACAGCCATTTATAGCATTTGACCCTGGAATGACTAGGGAAGCTTTGGCATATCATGGTTGTGCTGAACTCTTCCAGGTAATTGCTTCAAACCTGGATTGCATGATGAACTATCTTTTTGGAATGCTTTCACAGCATTTGATTTGCATATGTTTGAAACTCTTCCCAAGGATGTGCACACTGAACTCATTCAGCACAAAAGACATTGGATGATAAAACGTGGAATTGTCAAGGGGAAGCTTTCAGTGAATTCTGCAGAACAACGCCTTAATGGTTCTTGCCCACTAATGCCAGAAGAGGTAAGATACAACATGGCTACAATACAAAAATAGTGTTCATAATCATACCGACCCCCTTAGTTCTTATATATACTACCAAGTCTATTTAGCGTTAAATTCACTAGAGAAAAATACTGTCCACATCCTTTGATAAGAAATGACTTCTCATGGagccttttatttatattcctTGGATTGCTACAGATTGGCATTGTTCTTCGTGCATATGGGTACTTGTGGGACACAATAATATATGTCTCTGGGGGAGAAATTTTTGGTGGCCAAAGGACATTGATCCCTCTTCGTGCAATGTTTGAAAATGTTGTTGATAGGACTTCCCTCAGCATGCCTTGGGAGCTCAGTAGGATTTATGGTCGTGAGGCTAACCTTGTTGATCGCAATCCTGGGAGTCCACCTATGATTGAGGAAGAGATGAAGATTGAAGCATGGAAAACTGCAGGGCCACGTCCTCGCCCACTTCCACCACCTCCAGCTAGGCCCAAATCCTATAACATTGaaggttggtggggttgggtAGCTGAGAGTGATAACGAGCCTGATAGTACAGTTATGGAATTGAGGACCAACGCCCATAAACTACTGTGGGAAGCAATTGATTATGTGATATGCGTTGAAGCTGATGTATTCATCCCTGGATTCGATCTTGATGGTAAGGGGCATCCAAATTTTGCAAGCTTAGTGATGGGACATCGACTCTATCAGTCAGCTGCATCAAAGACATACAGGCCAGACAGGTATGTTGCTTTATCTGGACATATGTGTGTGCACACGATTAATAAGTCGAAGATCTTTTACTGTTTGGTGCTTTTCTTTGACATAAACTATGGAAAGTAAATTTTTTCTTGAATCAGGATTACGATGTAGGATTTGTTGATTTGAAGCATTTGAGCTGTTAGTTTATTCACAGTCGAGGTGTTCTGATCCAATGCTTATAGTTTCttggttctttttctttcaaagttTGATGTGTTTATGGACACAGATATGGCAAGTGGCTAGTAATCTCAGTGCTACCGATCTGGCTCTCTttgcttgtttatttttttgcaaatTAACTGACAAGTCTTGTTTGTAGCCTGgtattttcttggttttttttttttttttgggggtcatTCTTGATAGTATGGAAATAGGATTAAATGAAGTTGTGATCATGAACTGCTATATCCAAAATTACTCTTTGTATACTTAAAAATTATGAGAAATTGTTATGTTCATTTGCTTTCTTGTAGATTATGGTAGACTATGTTTtgtataaaattatttcttgtGCTTTTATGAACACAGAAAAGAAGTCACCAAGCTTTTAGAAGAAATTAGTGACCACCTCTACCATGCAAACCATACTTGGCTGATGTCAGTGCGCAAGAATTTGAGGAAGAGATTAGTTGATGGACTAATAGAAGCTTCCGCAAGATCAAAACCACTGTCTTTTATCTCTCATCCTGTCCCAGAATGCTCTTGCTTGAGGCATGATCCTGCGGGAAAATCAATTAATGCTACAACATCAGCTCATGCTTCAACTTCTACTAGTCATTCTCAAGTTCTTGCTGCTCTTGGAGTTGTGCACTATTGCCCTGCTTGGATGGAGAATGATTTGATACTGCAGTCAAAAGAcaaggaaaatgaagaaactcTAGATGAAGACGACTCCACGTCATCAGGATTGTTTTTCTGGAAAAATAATGGATATCATGAAGGTGGTAATGGAGACTTAAGCAACAAAGAAGAGACTCAGTTGGAGGATCAAGAAGAGCTTGAGGGAGGAGAAAGGTAGTGAGGCTGATTAACGACATGGTCATCCTACACGGCAGTTCTGTACATAAAAGATATCTTCACTAGTATGATCCAAGCAAATTTGGAATCATCTTCAGCTCCAATTTCATAAGGGAAATGCCCGTTTTCTAACTGTGGTTCAAGAACACAAGACTCTGGGCTGATTTGACTCTCGTTGAAGCATTTACTCATTTTTGTTGGGTTGTTTAAGCCCTTTTTACAATTATATAGGTCATTATTTAACCCCACAACCAATTTTGATGTAAACTCGTATGTTCTCCATGAAATTTTAGCTTTAGCTTAACCTCTCTAATTTTGTAGGGAGTTTTGTTTGTTAGACTTGTTGATTGAATTAAATTCTTTGCAGTGGTCCTCGTCAGAAATTATGCCACCATTTGGTGGTTGTACTCGTTCAAACTTGAATCCACCATTTTGTGTGGGCGCCTTGTAAACATAGATAATTGGAGTTTGAAGTTCATGTTGATTAATCTTTTTTGCCCCTCACGTGTCTGGCAGAAGAATATGAAAGAAGACTGCGCTATGTAgtaaaaatatacaaattccATATCCTTTGATTTTCAACAAGGCCATCACATAAGCAGAAACTGACTAAAAACACCTCTCTTTTTTAGTGAAACTCCctcatattcttcaacatgCATGTTTATATAAAACAGTTATCATTTGAGAAACTGCTGCCTAATGTGACTATTATTGACTAAAGTAACATGATGACCATCCTTGACAAAATCAGGTGCTCGTATTGTCTTTTGTTGTTTGGAAGCCTTTTGAAGCTCTAATggcaaatcaaacaaattgtACATCCATCATAATGTAGAAACTGGAAAGAACATATACAAACTCGCATTTAACAAACtgtagaaaatataaactCAAAATTCTACTTCAAACTCGAGGAAGGAATTTCGTCCATATCCAAATTCTACTTCAAACTAAAACATAGAGCAAAGGGTATTTTGGGTACTTCACCTTTGTTGTGTGCAAACACTCCAAAACCTTgtcaataacacaatgacacgTGAAAAAGTTATTCTACATTTCGTTGCGTTATTGACTAGATATAGCAAAAAGTGTTCTCCCCGTTACGTGAGagtttctctccctctctaaGGTCAGGTCCCACTCCTCAATGCGACAACATGATAGCTGTGGACTAATCATGTTGTAGGATAGGATCCATCAGGAATCATGGGATGCATCTCTAAGCCCAAGCCCACGTGGTCACAAGAAGAACAAATTAGCCCAAATTATGCCCTGGTGGCTGTCGGGTCACGTTAGTTCCAGTGGTGGCCACTACCAGAATGAATAAATCAGTTAATTAAGGTTTAATAGtggaattaattaatattaaaaataaataaatatttgttaaGGTCTTTGGTTTTTAAGTTACTCGTTTAAAGAATAGAAACAGTGCCACCTAGGGCTCCAATTCCATGGTTGTCTTTACTGTAACAACTGTCTGtacaaaatccaaaatccaaagcTCCACCAACAAGACCACACCTTTTTAACTATTTCCAGACCCGTCGGACCCAATTCGGGCACTCCCCTTCGACCAGGACCTCCCGCATTCCACTACCGCCACCGCTCACACTCGCCGCACTCTCTTACAAACTCCTCCTaagtactctctctctctctctctctctctctctctctctctctctctctctgtgtctgtATCGTCATATTGgcttcattttatttatttatttagggagaaatttattatatttgtgGCAGTTACAGTATATATCGGAGATGGCGAAAGCTTCCAAGGGCCACCACGATGAATTTGAAGACGATGATGAAGAGTCTCATGGaggtatctctctctctctctctctctctctctctctctctctctatgtgaGCTAGTTGTGGCTGCCTTGagaaatgatttttttgttgttgctgtaAAGGAATGAAGCTAATAATGAATTGATAGGGAATTTGGCAGTGAAGGTAGAAGGGCAAGGCAGGGAAAAGAACCGGTCCAAGCATTCCGAGACTGAGCAGCGTAGGAGGAGCAAGATTAATGAGAGGCAAGCTCAAAGCctaagccttttttttttcttcctctttgcATTAAATCacttcttcaatttttcttttgcaattcTGCTTTGTACGTGTTTCCAGAGCTCGAAAATTATAGTTAGAATAAGTAGAGGGAAATTGGTTTTGCGTTGGATATGTTATAGTTGCAGTAAAAGGTCTctgtgttttcattttcttttttcctttcatttttcaGACAAAATGGGGCCTTACCAATTGCCACAATATACCTACAGGAAAAGTTGGCATTATATTTTCGTAGATGTCGTACTTCAGTTGTgtgttttgttgaattttgtattaggaagagaaaaagaagagagttCAGGGTGGTAAAGGAGGACTTGTAAGCTGTAGAAAATTCTCTTACAAGtattaaaaactttaaaagttcaaaaatttacaaaatgtTTGACCTTGTGGGTACACAATTTCAAGCCTATTTGGCTATCCAAAATTGAATTTGTCTATTAGTCATGCAGGTTAGCAAATTTGAGCATcgaatgtttatttatttatttatttttattcaatgaAAGCATTATGGGTTGACTTTTAATTGTAGTCTTTGATCCTTCCCccccctttcttttttggtattAAGTTAGATTGTTGGCGATATGAAGATTTTACCTTTCTATTACTGTTGTAACTTTGTTTGCTGCTCTTTTATGCTATGCGggtctttctttttaatagcATGGGCATAAACTCTTCACTCACCTGGGCAATACATATTTCTGAGGCAGATTTCAGATGTTGAGAGATCTCATACCCAAAAATGATCAGAAAAGGGATAAGGCCTCATTCTTGTTGGAGGTACGCATTCCATTTGCGCTCTGCTTATGTGTTGATAATACTTTACCCTCATTGTCATATTATTTTGATAGAAAATGCTCCGTAtcatattcaaatatattgtATCTATATGCAGGTTATAGAGTATATACAATTTTTACAGGAGAAGGTAAATTTGTATGAGGGATACCAAGGATGGAGTCCAGAGCCCACAAAATTGATGCCATGGGTATACTCTAATGCTTGATATCTGTGTCTGTGTGCGAGAGTGTTGGCTTGGTTAGATATGCATGTGTTATGGTCTTGGAGTCATTATCCTTTATCACTTTTGTATGGCATTGTCAATTTCAATAGGTGTTACTTTGACACTTGAAAAAAGTGTAAGTGCTGGGCATGAGTATGTGCATTTTGAATATCTGCATGTGTTAGAGGTACTTCTTATTGGCATGCACTAAGAGGCATGTCCAACTAGAGACAGAAGAACCTTGCCTTTATACCAAGAAAGTTAGTGTCAGACTTTATCTTTTGctatatgtttttttgtgtgtgtatttttcaaattaatagCTGGAAGGTGCAATTTATGCCCTTTATTTCACCTTATGggtggaaaaagaaaattggaaacTATGAAATTCCGTTGTTCCCTTAAATCATAGCATGTATATGGTACATGAAACCAACACCAAATAGACGCCTGCACACAACAGTTGCAACTTGCACCAAAATCCAGGTAGAGAGGATTTTTACTGTTACTGAAGAACAAGATCATACCTGAGACAACTGCAACCCTATATATTTGTATGTGGGCGTATTTAGGATTTTCGGAGGTTACTTCTGATATTAAGAATTAGTATGACTCGTAACAGCCCGCCCAGTGGAAACTTACCAACCTACCATTTATTTGTTTGCCACAGAAAAATCATAATAGGCCTGGAGAAAATTTTGTAGATCAGTCTCAAGTTATGAACAATGGTTCTGGTCATGAGAATAATGCAGTTGTCTCTCCAGCAATGCTCCCCAACACCCAGAACTCAGTGGAATCTGACTTGGGCTCTGGCGTTGTTTACAAAGCATTGGATCACATACCTGGGTTAGCTACTCGATCAGTTCCTAATGTGCAACAACAAAACATCTTTGACCCAATTGGGAGTGTTGGACTACCCACACAACCTCTGCAGGAATCTATTTCTGATGCTGAGAACATGACTTCCAATCCTCCATACCAATTGTGGCAGGGTATAACATCTACAACTGCTTCAGACGATAAACTGAAGAAACAGGATGAAAATAGTGGATCTGGTAGCATCTCAAGTGCCTACTCTCAAGGGTGAGCTTCCACAAAGATCTCTTGATAACTTTATTGTACCAGATGCCAAGCTATTGTTCAACATGTTTATTGTGTTGGAGTAAATTTCCCTGGTTGTATTCTATGGCAATCATGCTTATCCTTGGTTGAGAttttgagttcaaattttgaaagCGTTACCAGTGGAGACTAGGAATAGGAATTTCATAATTGCCTGAAAATATTGTCAAAATGTTCAAATAAGTT includes the following:
- the LOC117623228 gene encoding O-fucosyltransferase 27, whose product is MKGEGKMVFKSKMKWVGLLGLVLSAISLFVHFLLARFTEGGVSEYHSSITIFPRRTIGESLNFSKTSPMYRRLWGPVRHLESLHPNANPRGHYADPGSDTSGFIFVRIQGGFHEIRNSICDVVVVARFLNATLVIPEIQSTTSSKGISSQFKSFAYLYNEDQFMAALSKDVKVVKTLPKNLKGLRRKKNIPVFKVPYSASPYYFKHHVLPILKKHLVVELVVSDGGCLQAILPPDLEEYQRLRCRVAFHALRFREEVQELATKILHRLRAPGQPFIAFDPGMTREALAYHGCAELFQDVHTELIQHKRHWMIKRGIVKGKLSVNSAEQRLNGSCPLMPEEIGIVLRAYGYLWDTIIYVSGGEIFGGQRTLIPLRAMFENVVDRTSLSMPWELSRIYGREANLVDRNPGSPPMIEEEMKIEAWKTAGPRPRPLPPPPARPKSYNIEGWWGWVAESDNEPDSTVMELRTNAHKLLWEAIDYVICVEADVFIPGFDLDGKGHPNFASLVMGHRLYQSAASKTYRPDRKEVTKLLEEISDHLYHANHTWLMSVRKNLRKRLVDGLIEASARSKPLSFISHPVPECSCLRHDPAGKSINATTSAHASTSTSHSQVLAALGVVHYCPAWMENDLILQSKDKENEETLDEDDSTSSGLFFWKNNGYHEGGNGDLSNKEETQLEDQEELEGGER
- the LOC117623231 gene encoding transcription factor BIM2 isoform X3, which translates into the protein MAKASKGHHDEFEDDDEESHGGNLAVKVEGQGREKNRSKHSETEQRRRSKINERFQMLRDLIPKNDQKRDKASFLLEKNHNRPGENFVDQSQVMNNGSGHENNAVVSPAMLPNTQNSVESDLGSGVVYKALDHIPGLATRSVPNVQQQNIFDPIGSVGLPTQPLQESISDAENMTSNPPYQLWQGITSTTASDDKLKKQDENSGSGSISSAYSQGVLNNLTQALQSSGVDLSQASISVQINVGSRVDSGLTSMASSSKAQLNQSLNNQMTQTQVSSCDEDFEPAHKRFRTGES
- the LOC117623231 gene encoding transcription factor BIM2 isoform X1, coding for MAKASKGHHDEFEDDDEESHGGNLAVKVEGQGREKNRSKHSETEQRRRSKINERFQMLRDLIPKNDQKRDKASFLLEVIEYIQFLQEKVNLYEGYQGWSPEPTKLMPWKNHNRPGENFVDQSQVMNNGSGHENNAVVSPAMLPNTQNSVESDLGSGVVYKALDHIPGLATRSVPNVQQQNIFDPIGSVGLPTQPLQESISDAENMTSNPPYQLWQGITSTTASDDKLKKQDENSGSGSISSAYSQGVLNNLTQALQSSGVDLSQASISVQINVGSRVDSGLTSMASSSKAQLNQSLNNQMTQTQVSSCDEDFEPAHKRFRTGES
- the LOC117623231 gene encoding transcription factor BIM2 isoform X2 — protein: MAKASKGHHDEFEDDDEESHGVKVEGQGREKNRSKHSETEQRRRSKINERFQMLRDLIPKNDQKRDKASFLLEVIEYIQFLQEKVNLYEGYQGWSPEPTKLMPWKNHNRPGENFVDQSQVMNNGSGHENNAVVSPAMLPNTQNSVESDLGSGVVYKALDHIPGLATRSVPNVQQQNIFDPIGSVGLPTQPLQESISDAENMTSNPPYQLWQGITSTTASDDKLKKQDENSGSGSISSAYSQGVLNNLTQALQSSGVDLSQASISVQINVGSRVDSGLTSMASSSKAQLNQSLNNQMTQTQVSSCDEDFEPAHKRFRTGES
- the LOC117623231 gene encoding transcription factor BIM2 isoform X4, which translates into the protein MLRDLIPKNDQKRDKASFLLEVIEYIQFLQEKVNLYEGYQGWSPEPTKLMPWKNHNRPGENFVDQSQVMNNGSGHENNAVVSPAMLPNTQNSVESDLGSGVVYKALDHIPGLATRSVPNVQQQNIFDPIGSVGLPTQPLQESISDAENMTSNPPYQLWQGITSTTASDDKLKKQDENSGSGSISSAYSQGVLNNLTQALQSSGVDLSQASISVQINVGSRVDSGLTSMASSSKAQLNQSLNNQMTQTQVSSCDEDFEPAHKRFRTGES